In one Thermococcus sp. genomic region, the following are encoded:
- the pepQ gene encoding Xaa-Pro dipeptidase PepQ produces the protein MRIEHLQEFLSQNELDGALIISSPNLYYFTGSSPVLGGYLVVTPDESLFMVPELEYEEARETSKVPVEKFKGGKDLYERLSSFGLRRLGIEGGTSFSLTQSLREKVGVTEFKTIDDIIKELRIIKTPEEIEVIKAACEIADMAMMAALEEISEGKREREIAAKMEYVMKMNGAEKPAFDTIIASGWRAALPHGVASDKRIEKGDLVVIDEGALYRHYHSDMTRTIIVGSPNAKQKEIYEIVLEAQRKGVKNARPGMTAKELDTIVRDVIKEYGYGDYFIHSTGHGVGLQIHEWPRVSQTDDTKLKPGMVITIEPGIYLPKFGGVRIEDTLVITESGARRLTKTERELI, from the coding sequence ATGAGGATAGAACATCTCCAAGAATTCCTGTCCCAGAACGAGCTGGACGGGGCCTTAATAATTTCCTCTCCGAATCTGTACTACTTCACTGGATCATCGCCGGTTCTCGGCGGCTACTTGGTAGTAACACCAGACGAGTCGCTCTTCATGGTGCCCGAACTTGAGTATGAAGAGGCTCGGGAGACCTCAAAGGTTCCTGTGGAAAAGTTCAAGGGCGGCAAGGACCTCTACGAAAGGCTTTCCTCCTTCGGACTCCGCAGGCTGGGCATAGAGGGGGGAACATCTTTTTCCCTGACTCAAAGCCTCCGTGAAAAGGTTGGGGTAACCGAGTTCAAGACAATTGATGACATCATCAAAGAGCTAAGGATTATCAAGACGCCCGAAGAGATTGAGGTCATAAAGGCCGCCTGCGAGATAGCGGACATGGCGATGATGGCTGCCCTTGAGGAGATAAGCGAGGGCAAGCGCGAGAGGGAGATAGCGGCGAAGATGGAGTACGTCATGAAGATGAACGGTGCTGAAAAGCCGGCCTTTGACACAATAATAGCCAGCGGCTGGCGGGCCGCCCTGCCCCACGGAGTGGCAAGCGACAAGAGAATAGAGAAGGGTGATCTGGTAGTCATCGACGAGGGGGCCCTGTACCGACACTACCACTCGGACATGACGCGTACCATAATAGTAGGTTCACCCAACGCGAAACAGAAAGAGATATACGAGATCGTTCTTGAAGCCCAGCGGAAAGGTGTTAAAAATGCCAGGCCCGGCATGACGGCCAAGGAGCTGGACACCATCGTCAGGGACGTCATCAAGGAGTACGGCTACGGAGACTACTTCATACACTCCACCGGACACGGCGTCGGACTTCAGATACACGAGTGGCCGAGGGTCAGTCAGACGGACGATACGAAGCTCAAACCGGGGATGGTGATAACCATCGAACCAGGGATATACCTGCCCAAGTTCGGTGGAGTGAGGATAGAGGACACCCTCGTCATCACGGAGAGCGGGGCTAGGAGACTCACCAAGACAGAGAGGGAGTTGATTTAG
- a CDS encoding mRNA surveillance protein pelota, whose translation MQIIHQDVKEGKIKVKAETLDDLWHLYHIIEEGDVIYAKTLRKQSQRADSLRAEKVEVIPVFLGIKAEKVSFHKFANHVRVTGPIVYSSREDVPVGKYHTIIIEEGTVVTIQKPRWRGYFLDRLKEAVEASKRARVMIVVMDDGEADMALVREYGVEILNSIRRNLGGKQYSTERESEQKRFFHDVARTMEEIMRREKVEKTIVAGPGFVKEDFYKFLRENYPELAKKVVVEDTSVTGRTGIYEVIKRGTVDKVYHENRVAKEVQLVEKVLEGIGRNTGMVTYGLREVEEAVNYGAVETLLVLDELLKGEYRDKIEELLETVRRSRGEVIVVSSGHEGGDKLKALGGLAALLRFRVK comes from the coding sequence ATGCAGATAATTCACCAGGACGTCAAGGAGGGCAAGATAAAGGTCAAGGCGGAGACCCTCGATGACCTCTGGCACCTGTACCACATAATCGAGGAAGGCGACGTCATCTACGCCAAGACCCTCCGCAAGCAGAGCCAGCGGGCCGATTCCCTGAGGGCGGAGAAAGTTGAGGTGATCCCCGTTTTCCTCGGCATCAAGGCTGAAAAGGTCAGCTTTCACAAGTTCGCCAACCACGTGCGCGTTACCGGGCCCATAGTATACTCCTCACGCGAGGACGTCCCCGTGGGGAAGTACCACACGATAATTATCGAGGAGGGAACCGTCGTCACCATCCAGAAGCCCCGCTGGAGGGGTTATTTCCTGGACAGACTTAAGGAAGCCGTTGAGGCCTCCAAGCGGGCGCGCGTGATGATAGTCGTCATGGACGATGGCGAGGCAGATATGGCCCTGGTGAGGGAGTACGGCGTTGAGATTTTGAACAGTATCAGACGCAATCTGGGTGGAAAGCAGTACAGCACCGAGAGGGAAAGCGAGCAAAAGAGGTTCTTTCACGACGTTGCAAGGACGATGGAGGAGATAATGCGGCGCGAGAAGGTTGAGAAAACCATAGTTGCGGGCCCTGGCTTCGTGAAGGAAGACTTCTACAAGTTCCTGCGCGAGAACTACCCGGAGTTGGCCAAGAAGGTCGTCGTTGAGGACACCAGTGTAACCGGCAGAACGGGCATCTACGAGGTCATCAAGCGCGGAACGGTTGACAAGGTCTACCACGAGAACCGCGTTGCTAAAGAAGTCCAGCTCGTCGAGAAGGTTCTTGAGGGCATCGGAAGGAACACCGGGATGGTGACCTACGGACTGAGGGAAGTTGAAGAGGCCGTCAACTACGGTGCGGTTGAAACCCTTCTGGTTCTGGACGAACTGCTGAAAGGGGAGTACAGGGATAAAATCGAGGAGCTTCTAGAAACCGTCAGACGTTCCCGCGGCGAGGTCATCGTGGTCAGTTCTGGGCACGAGGGCGGCGACAAGCTGAAAGCGCTGGGGGGCCTGGCGGCGTTGCTGAGGTTCAGAGTGAAGTGA
- a CDS encoding AIR synthase family protein gives MLPSGKLRNDVLHDAVFPNLGVEDAKVIYGPREGFDSAVLEYGEGNYLVVATDPTLGVSWETFGFFIYHFASSDVAVFGARPEWLVVDLLFPPGASTDFLKKAMEELNRECKRYGTAIIGGHTGVYPSISEPTATTTAMGLVGKDELRLPLAKPGDRIVVTGKVALEFAVSSAYFRADELRKVLTPREIAELRSLYRLETVVPDALIAKSFVRGMHDATEGGLTALHEIADNSRVGFTVYGARLQLNPLVEKVLSFYGLEPWSVSSSGTLIAIVPPEKYNFLIKELNKNGVKAFELGEFTAKKRRVLVEKGEERPFPRFEGDPYVELYGKELTSL, from the coding sequence ATGCTCCCGTCCGGAAAGCTTAGGAACGACGTTCTGCACGATGCAGTCTTCCCAAATCTCGGTGTGGAGGACGCGAAGGTAATCTATGGGCCCAGGGAAGGCTTTGACTCGGCGGTTCTCGAATACGGCGAGGGGAACTATCTCGTAGTCGCAACGGACCCGACGCTCGGTGTTTCCTGGGAGACCTTTGGTTTCTTCATTTACCACTTCGCCTCGAGTGACGTTGCCGTCTTTGGAGCAAGGCCAGAGTGGCTCGTGGTCGATTTGCTCTTTCCTCCCGGGGCTTCAACGGATTTCCTGAAAAAAGCCATGGAGGAACTTAACAGAGAATGCAAGCGCTATGGCACCGCAATAATCGGCGGGCACACGGGGGTTTACCCCTCGATTTCCGAGCCCACGGCGACGACAACGGCAATGGGGTTGGTGGGGAAAGACGAGCTTAGGCTCCCCCTCGCGAAGCCCGGAGACAGAATAGTCGTCACAGGCAAAGTTGCCCTTGAGTTCGCGGTTTCTTCCGCTTATTTTAGAGCAGACGAGCTGAGAAAGGTCCTGACCCCCCGGGAAATTGCGGAGCTGAGATCCCTCTACCGGCTCGAAACCGTCGTCCCGGACGCTTTAATCGCTAAATCTTTCGTCAGGGGGATGCACGACGCGACGGAGGGTGGTTTAACGGCGCTCCACGAGATTGCCGACAACTCTAGAGTTGGCTTCACCGTTTACGGCGCGAGGCTACAACTCAACCCCTTAGTGGAAAAGGTTCTCTCCTTTTACGGCCTTGAACCCTGGAGCGTATCCTCGAGCGGGACGCTAATAGCGATAGTCCCACCAGAAAAATACAATTTCTTAATTAAAGAATTAAATAAAAATGGGGTCAAGGCCTTTGAGCTCGGGGAGTTCACAGCTAAAAAGAGGCGCGTCCTCGTGGAAAAGGGGGAAGAAAGGCCGTTTCCAAGGTTTGAAGGCGACCCCTACGTGGAGCTGTACGGCAAGGAACTCACTTCACTCTGA